The DNA sequence CGACTCCGCCGGCTACGGGCTGGCGGGCACCGTCCTGGCGGTCGGTTCGCTGGCCGGGGCGCTCGTGGCGGCCCGGCGCGACCGCCCCCGCTACCGGCTCGTCGTGGGCGCGGCCGTCGCGTTCGGGGTGCTCGCCTCGCTGGCGGCGCTCATGCCGACGTACGCGCTGTACCTCGTCGTCCTGCCCTTCATGGGCCTGGCGTCGCTGACGCTGCTGACCGCGGCGAACGCGACGGTGCAGATGAGCACCGAACCGGCCGTGCGCGGCCGGGTGATGGCGCTGTACATGTCCCTCATGCAGGGCGGCACGGTCGTCGGCGGACCCTTCGTCGGGTGGGTGGGCACCGCGTTCGGGCCGCAGTGGTCGATCCTCGTCGGCTCGATCCCCTCGGCGCTGGTGGGGCTCGCGGTCGGCTGGTTCTTCCTGCGGCGCGCGCGGGTCCGGGTCCGGTACTCCTGGCGCGGCACCCCGCACCTGCGGCTGGTGCCGGCCGCGCCGGCCCCCGACGGCGACCGGGACCCGGCCGCCGCCTGACCCCCGCGATCGAGGAACTCCCCTCGGCGATCGAGGAATCCCCCCGGCGATCGAGGAAACGCTGCCCCCGCCGGGGCCGGTGCGTCCTTGATCGCCGGGTCGGGGTCCTTGATCGCCGGGGTGGGCGGAGGAGCTCGCCGGGCGCGGGAGAATGGGAGCGTGCCCACCGACCTGACCGCCGCCCTCGCCGACGTCCGCACCCTGCTGCTGGACGCGCCGAACCTGTCGCGGGCGGTCGCGGCGGGCCGGCGCAAGGGGCTGGAACCGCCTGCGGCCGAACGGGTCGAGGTCCGCCCCGTGGCGCTGAAGAACGGCCCGCACCTGCAGTTCACGGCCCGCACGGGGCCGGTCGTCTCGACCCGCAACGTGCCCGTCGCCGACGCGGGGGCGGCCGTCGACGAGCTGCTGGCCGAGCCCTACGGCAACCTGCACGTCGAGACCGCGTCCGAGGTCGTCCAGGTGCGGGTCACCAAGAAGGGCGACGCGCAGGTCCACCGGGCCGCGGCCGAGCACGCCGCCGGCCCGGCCCGGCACGACAAGGCGAAGCAGCGGCTCGTGGACCCCGACGACCCGGTGTTCCGCGTCCTGGGCGCCGGCGGCGACAAGCGCCGGCAGGTCGAGGCGTTCGTGCGCCAGCTCGCCCCCCTGGCCCCGACGGTGCTCTCGCGCGACGGCGAGCGGGTCCGGGCGGTCGACCTCGGGTGCGGCAACGCCTACCTGACGTTCGCGGCCCACCGCTGGCTCGGGCAGGCCGCGCGGGAGCGGGGCAAGGAGCTGGTCACGGTCGGCGTCGACGTGCGCGAGGACGTCGTCGCGACCGGCCTGAAGGCGGCGCGGGAGGCGCAGCTGGCGGGCCTGGAGTTCGCGGTGGGGTCCATCGCGGGCGCAGAACCCTTCACCGGTGCCCGGCCGGACCTCGTGATGGCCCTGCACGCGTGCGACACCGCGACGGACGAGGCGCTGGCCCGCGCGGTGCGCTGGGGCTCGCCGCTGGTGCTCGCGGCGCCGTGCTGCCACCGCGACGTGCAGCGGCAGCTGCACGAGAACCGCACCGCCCTGGTGCGGCACGCCATCCTGCGCGAGCGCTTCGCCGACGTCCTCACCGACGCGCTGCGCTCGCTCGTGCTGCAGGTGCTCGGCTACAAGGTCGAGGTGGTGGAGTTCATCGACTCCGCCCACACGCCCCGCAACGCGATGATCCGCGCGGTGCGCACGGGCGCACCCCGCGGGTCGCGGCTGGCGGACCTGCTGGCCGAGTACGACGACCTGACGCGGACGTGGGGCGTGGAACCCGCGCTGGCGCGGATGCTGGCCCCCGAGCTCGAACGGGTCCGTCAGGCCGCGCTGTAGGTCAGGCAGCGGGTCTGGCCGGAGTCGGCGGTGCCGACCTCGATGGTCGCGGCGTGGCAGGTGAGGTCGGAGTTGTGGGAGCAGTCGGCGAGCTGGCACGCGCCCACGTGACCCTCGACGGTCGGCGAGTGCTTGGTCGGGATGCCCAGGAACGTGGCGCAGTGGTTCGCGCCGTGGTCGCCCACGGTAATGGCCGGGGCGTGGCAGCTCGTCGAGGCGTTGAACGTGCAGCCGTCGACGGAGCACTGGTGGATCGGGGTGAGGTCCAGGTTCACGGTCGCCATGGCGTCGAAAGTAACCAGGAAAGGCGTTCACGGCTAGCCAGGAACGCCTTTCCTGACAACGGCGGAGAAATGCAGGTCAGGCTTTCCTGAGTTCGGCCACGACGTGGTCGACGCAGGCCGTCAGGGCCCGCACGTCGTCGGGTTCGACCGCCGGGAACACCCCGATACGCAACTGGTTGCGCCCCAGGCTGCGGTACGGGAAGACGTCGACGATGCCGTTGTGCCGCAGCACCTGTTGAACCTGCACGGAATCGACCGACTCCTCGAGGTCGATGGTCGCCACCACGTGCGAGCGCGCCTGCGCCTCGGCGACGAACGGCGTGGCCCACTCCCGCTCGCCGGCCCAGTCGTAGACGATCCCCGAACTCGTCGCGGTGCGCGCCGCGGCCCAGGCCAAGCCCCCCTGGGCGAGGATCCACTCGACCTGCTCGGCGAGCAGGACCAGCGTCGCCACGGCGGGGGTGTTGTACGTCTGGTCCTTGCGCGAGTTCTCGATCGCGATCTGCAGGTCCAGGGAGGCCGGCGTCCACCGTCCCGTCGCCCCGACCTCGCGGACGCGGTCCAGGGCGGCCGGGGACAGGATCGCGATCCACAGCCCCCCGTCGGAGGCGAACACCTTCTGCGGGGCGAAGTAGTACGCGTCGGTCTGGGTCAGGTCCACGGCCAGGCCACCAGCCCCGGACGTGGCGTCCACGACGACGAGGGGACCGCCCTCGTCGGCGGTGGGCCCGGCGGGCCGCACGACGGGGGCCATGACGCCGGTGGAGGTCTCGTTGTGCGGCCAGGCGACGACGTCGACGCCGTCGGCCACCTCCCCCAGCCGCGGCAGGGTCCCGGGTTCGCCGCGCACGACGACGGGGTCGGCCAGGAACGGGGCCGCGGCCGCGGCCGCCGCGAACTTCGCGGAGAACTCCCCGAGCACGAGGTGCTGGGAGCGTTCGCGGACCAGGCCCAGGGTGGCGACGTCCCAGAAGGTCGTGCTGCCGCCGTTGCCCAGGACGACCTCGTACCCGGCGGGCAGCGCGAACAGCTCGGCCAGCCCGGCCCGCACGCGCCGGACGACATCCTTGACGGGCGCCTGCCGGTGCGAGGTGCCCATGACCGTGCGCCCCGCGGCGGCGAGCGCGGCGATCTGCTCGGGACGGACCTTGGACGGTCCGGACCCGAAGCGGCCGTCGGCGGGCAGCAGGTGGTCGGGGATGCGCAGGTCGGTGGCAGCGACGGTCACGGGAGAATCCTGCCGCACGCGGGCCCCCGCCCCGGACGACGGCGGGGTGGCGCACCATGGGGCCGTGGACCTCGACCGCTTCGTCCCCGCCTCCGACGGCACCCACGCCCGCGCGCTGACCGAGCTGCGCGCGGGCCGCAAGACGTCGCACTGGATGTGGTGGGAGTTCCCGCAGCTGCTGCTGGGCAGCTCGCCCACGTCGGTGGCGTACGCCCTCGCGGGCGTGGACGAGGCGCGCGCGTACCTGGCGCACCCGGTGCTGGGCGCCCGGTACCGGGAGAACTGCGCGGCGCTGCTGGGTCAGGGCTCGCGCGACGCCGAGGCGGTGTTCGGCGGGATCGACGCGGTGAAGCTGCGCAGCTCGGTGACGCTGTTCGCCGCGGCCGGGGACGACCTCGCCCAGCGGGTGCTGGACGAGTTCTTCGACGGCGTCCCCGACGCGGCCACCACCGCGCGGTGGTGAGGCGCGGGCTCGCTCAGACGAACTCCTCGAACCGCTTGCGCACGGTGCGGGCGACGTCGTCGGGGTCCTGCGCCCACCAGTGGCTGGAGAGGATCTCGACCTCCACGGGCCCGGTGTAGCCGGCCTCGGCGACCAGCCGCGACATCCGGGGCAGGTCGATGAGCCCGTCACCCATCATCCCGCGGTCCAGCAGCAGGTCGGCGGTCTCGGGCAGCCAGTCCGAGACGTGGTAACCGAGGATCCGCTCGCCGGCCCGGGCGATCTGCGCGTCGAGCTCGGGGTCCCACCACACGTGGTAGGCGTCGACGATCACGCCCACCTCGGCGTCGAAGGCGTCGGACAGGTCCAGGGCCTGGCGCAGCGTGTTCACCACCGAACGGCGGCTGATCATCATGGGGTGCAGCGGTTCGACCGCGAGCTTCACGCCCGCGGCGCGCGCGTGCGGCAGGAGGTCGGCGATGCCGTCGCGGACCCGTTCCCGGGCGGCGGGCAGGTCGTGGTCGAGCGCGGGGCCGCAGACGAGCACGAGGCAGTCGGCCTCCAGCGTCGCCGCCTCCTCGACGGCGCGGCGGTTGTCCTCGCGCACGTCGACGGCGGGGTCGGTGAACATGCCGCCGCGGCATACGGAGCTGACGTGCAGGCCGGCGGAGCGGACGAGCTCGGCGGCCCGTCCGAGGCCGACCCCGGCGATCTTGTCGCGCCACAGCGCGATGGAGCCGATCTCGTGCCGCTCGCAGGCGGCGACCGCCTCGGGCAGGGCGAGGGAGTTCAGGGTGATCTGGTTCAGGCTCAGCCGTGCGGGCTCCATCGTCCACTCCGTCGTCGATCTGGGAATGCGCTTTCCCGCACCTTCCCACAGCGGGGGTGACCGGTCAACGTCACAGGCCCGGGTTGTGACCCCACGGTTCGCGGTGAGTTTCGCGCGGTCGCCGTCAGGCGCACCCTGGCAGGGTGCTCCGCGCCGTACCCCGCCCCGCCCCCCTGACCGCCCTCGTCCCCGGGCTCGCCGTCGTCGTCGCCGCGACCCTGCTCGCCTTCGGCGTCCAGACCGTCTCGCACGTCCTGACGGCCTCCACCGCGGCCGTCGCCCTGGGCGCCGTCGTGCGCAGCACCGGGCTGTTCCGCCCCTCCTGGAAGCCGGCGACGGGGTTCGCCTCCAAGCGGCTGCTGCGCGTCGCCGTCGTCCTGCTGGGGCTGCAGCTGCCCCTGTCGCAGGTGCGCGACCTGGGCTGGGGCGGGATCGCGCTCGTCCTGGGCGTCGTCGTCGTGACGTTCCTCGGCACCCAGCTCATCGGCCGCGCCCTGGGCCTGTCCCCGGCCCGGTCGCTGCTCGTGGCCACGGGGTTCTCCATCTGCGGCGCGTCCGCCATCGCCGCCGTGCGGCCCGCCACCGACGCCGACGAGGAGGACGTCTCGACCGCCGTGGCGCTGGTGACGCTGTGCGGCTCGCTGGCGATCGTCGTCCTGCCGCTGCTGCGCGGTCCCCTCGGCCTCGACGTGCACGAGTTCGGCGCCTGGGTCGGGGCCAGCGTGCACGACGTCGGGCAGGTCGTCGCCACGGGCGACCGCGTCCCGGGGGCCCTGACCACGGCCGTCGTCGTCAAGCTCTCGCGCGTCCTGCTGCTCGCCCCGCTGGTGGCCCTCGTCGTGCTGAACCGGCGCCGGAGCGTGGGGGCGGACACGCGCGAGCGCCCGCCGGTCCTGCCGTTCTTCGTCGCGGCCTTCGTCGTGGCCGTCCTGGTGCGGGCCACGGGCCTGCTGCCCGACGCCGCGCTCGGTGCGGCGAACCGGGTGCAGTCGGTGCTGCTGGTGGCCGCCCTGTTCGCGCTGGGCACCGGGATCGACGTGCCGCACCTGGTGCGCACGGGCGGGCGCTCGCTCCTGCTGGGGCTGTCCTCCTGGGTCCTGGTGGCCGGGGTGGCCCTGGCCGGGGTGCACCTCCTGCACGTCGGCGCCTGACCCCCGCGGTGCAGGGGTCAGGCACCGCTCACGCGGGCGTCACGCGCGGGTCAGGCGCAGCGTGAGGATCTGGAACGGGCGCAGCGTGAGCGTCGCGCCCCCGTCCCGCACCGTCGTCGCCCCCTGCTCCAGCGGGCGTTCGAGCAGGTCGACCTCCGTGACCGACCCCACCGGGAAACCCCACCGCACGGTGGTGCGGACCCGGCCGCCGAGCGCCTCGTAGAGCCGGACGACGACGTCGCCCGAGCCGTCCTCGGCGAGCTTGACCGCCTCCACCACGACACCGCCGTCCTCGACGGCGACGAGGGGTTCGACCGGTCCGGCGCCCTGCACGACCCGCGGGGCGAGGTTCTGCCGGTACCCCTCGCGCACGGCGTCGGTGATCTGCGCGCCGACGACGAGCGAGTACTCCAGGTGGTGGCTGCCCTGGTCGGTCTCGGGGTCGGGCGACAGCGGGGCCCGCAGCAGCGACAGGCGCACCGTCGTCCCCGGCCGTCCGCCCTCGACGGCGCTGCGGGTCACGTCGTGGCCGTAGGTCGCCGAGTTCGTGACCGCGGCGCCGTACCCGGCCTCGCCGACGTGCACCCAGCGGTGCGCGCAGATCTCGAACCGGGACGCGTCCCAGCTGGTGTTCTCGTGGGTGGCGCGGAACACGTGCCCGAACTGGATCTCCGAGGCGGACCGGTCGGCGTGGACGTCGAGGCCGAACGCGGCCTTGAGCAGGGCCTCCCGGTCGTGCCAGTCCACGTCCAGGGAGTACGCCAGGCGCGCTTCGCCGCGGGGCAGCCGGACGGTCTGGACGAGGGTGCTCGCCCCCGTCGACCGGGTCACCACGACGCTCGCGCCCCGCCCCGGGTCCCCGTCGTCGGGGTGCACGACGACGGACTCGGCGTCGGTGAGGTCGCGCACGACGTTGCGGTAGTGCGCGTCGACGTCCCAGGCGTCCCAGCGGTTGGGGGTGTCGCGGTGCAGCTGCAGCAGTCCCGCGCTCGTCCCGGGCAGCAGGACCTCGCGGTCCTCCAGCAGGTCCAGCACCGAGACGACGTTCCCGCCGGCGTCGACCCGCACCCGCAGGAGCCCGTTGTCCAGCACCGTGTCCGCCCCGTCGGACGTGGTCGACACGGGCGCCCCGGCGGTCTCGGCGACGGCCAGGCCCAGGGCGGGGACGCCGTCGCGGGCGTGCGGGGCGGCGTTGGCCACCAGCCGCTGCGACCCCTCGCCGGCGAGCGCGCGCAGGGAACCGGCGACGAGCTCCTCCAGCTCGGCGCTGACCCGGGCGTGGGTGGCCGCGGCCTCGCGGTGCACCCAGGCGATCGAGGAGCCGGGCAGGATGTCGTGGAACTGGTGCAGCAGCACCGTGCGCCACAGCTCCTGCAACCGCGCGGCCGGGTACTGCGCCCCCGTGCGCACCGCCGCCGTGGCGGCCCACAGCTCGGCCTCGCGCAGGAGGTGCTCGTTGCGGCGGTTGCCCTGCTTGGTCTTCGCCTGCGACGTGTACGTCCCGCGGTGCAGTTCCAGGTACAGCTCCCCCGACCACACGGGCCGGTCGGGGTAGTCCGCCTCGGCAGTGGTGAAGAACTGCTCCGGGGAGTGCAGCGACACCCGGGTGGACCCGTCGAGGCTGCCCAGCCGGTCGGCGCGCTGCAGCATCTCGCGGGTGGGGCCCCCGCCGCCGTCGCCCCAGCCGAACGGGACGAGCGACCAGTGCGCGCGGCCCTTCTCCTGGAAGTTCCTGGCCGCGTGGGCCAGTTCCCGCGCGGACAGCTCGGAGTTGTAGGTGTCGACGGGCGGGAAGTGGGTGAAGATCCGCGTCCCGTCGATGCCCTCCCAGTCGAACGTGTGGTGCGGGAACTTGTTGTCCGCGTTCCAGGAGATCTTCTGGGTGAGGAACCAGCGGACCCCCGCCAGCTTCATGATCTGCGGCAGCGCCGCGGAGTACCCGAAGGAGTCCGGCAGCCACGCCTCCTGCGTGTCGACGCCGTACTCGCGCAGGAAGTAGCCCTTGCCCTCCACGAACTGCCGCACCATGGCCTCGGAGCCGACCATGTTCGTGTCGGACTCCACCCACATGCTGCCCACCGGGACGAAGCGCCCCTCGGCGATGCGCCGGCGCACCTTCTCGTGGACCTCGGGCCGGTGCTCGGCGATCCAGGCGAACTGCTGCGCCGAGCTCATGGCGTAGACGAACGAGGGGTGGACGTCCATGAGCTGGGTGACGTTCGCCGTGGTCCGCGCGACCTTGCGG is a window from the Kineococcus rhizosphaerae genome containing:
- a CDS encoding YeiH family protein; translation: MLRAVPRPAPLTALVPGLAVVVAATLLAFGVQTVSHVLTASTAAVALGAVVRSTGLFRPSWKPATGFASKRLLRVAVVLLGLQLPLSQVRDLGWGGIALVLGVVVVTFLGTQLIGRALGLSPARSLLVATGFSICGASAIAAVRPATDADEEDVSTAVALVTLCGSLAIVVLPLLRGPLGLDVHEFGAWVGASVHDVGQVVATGDRVPGALTTAVVVKLSRVLLLAPLVALVVLNRRRSVGADTRERPPVLPFFVAAFVVAVLVRATGLLPDAALGAANRVQSVLLVAALFALGTGIDVPHLVRTGGRSLLLGLSSWVLVAGVALAGVHLLHVGA
- a CDS encoding DUF1540 domain-containing protein, with the translated sequence MATVNLDLTPIHQCSVDGCTFNASTSCHAPAITVGDHGANHCATFLGIPTKHSPTVEGHVGACQLADCSHNSDLTCHAATIEVGTADSGQTRCLTYSAA
- a CDS encoding alpha-mannosidase: MHDHRQATEARLERAVVQRVRPAVHSGATALQVAAWHAPGEPVPVAEGLAAPYEEFAVGTPWGLPWGTTWFRLRGQVPAEWAGRPVEVVFDLGTVADHVGFQAEGLVYTPAGEPVKSINPLSTWIPVPAGTQEFEFFVEAASNPDVLGGGGHAFDPTPLGDVLTAPQQPLYVLARADVCVRETEVAELLADLEVLGGLMLELPPEDARRWELLRGIDRALDALDPHDVAGSAARTRSVLAPLFAAKARASAHRVSAVGHAHIDSAWLWPLRETVRKVARTTANVTQLMDVHPSFVYAMSSAQQFAWIAEHRPEVHEKVRRRIAEGRFVPVGSMWVESDTNMVGSEAMVRQFVEGKGYFLREYGVDTQEAWLPDSFGYSAALPQIMKLAGVRWFLTQKISWNADNKFPHHTFDWEGIDGTRIFTHFPPVDTYNSELSARELAHAARNFQEKGRAHWSLVPFGWGDGGGGPTREMLQRADRLGSLDGSTRVSLHSPEQFFTTAEADYPDRPVWSGELYLELHRGTYTSQAKTKQGNRRNEHLLREAELWAATAAVRTGAQYPAARLQELWRTVLLHQFHDILPGSSIAWVHREAAATHARVSAELEELVAGSLRALAGEGSQRLVANAAPHARDGVPALGLAVAETAGAPVSTTSDGADTVLDNGLLRVRVDAGGNVVSVLDLLEDREVLLPGTSAGLLQLHRDTPNRWDAWDVDAHYRNVVRDLTDAESVVVHPDDGDPGRGASVVVTRSTGASTLVQTVRLPRGEARLAYSLDVDWHDREALLKAAFGLDVHADRSASEIQFGHVFRATHENTSWDASRFEICAHRWVHVGEAGYGAAVTNSATYGHDVTRSAVEGGRPGTTVRLSLLRAPLSPDPETDQGSHHLEYSLVVGAQITDAVREGYRQNLAPRVVQGAGPVEPLVAVEDGGVVVEAVKLAEDGSGDVVVRLYEALGGRVRTTVRWGFPVGSVTEVDLLERPLEQGATTVRDGGATLTLRPFQILTLRLTRA
- the serC gene encoding phosphoserine transaminase encodes the protein MTVAATDLRIPDHLLPADGRFGSGPSKVRPEQIAALAAAGRTVMGTSHRQAPVKDVVRRVRAGLAELFALPAGYEVVLGNGGSTTFWDVATLGLVRERSQHLVLGEFSAKFAAAAAAAPFLADPVVVRGEPGTLPRLGEVADGVDVVAWPHNETSTGVMAPVVRPAGPTADEGGPLVVVDATSGAGGLAVDLTQTDAYYFAPQKVFASDGGLWIAILSPAALDRVREVGATGRWTPASLDLQIAIENSRKDQTYNTPAVATLVLLAEQVEWILAQGGLAWAAARTATSSGIVYDWAGEREWATPFVAEAQARSHVVATIDLEESVDSVQVQQVLRHNGIVDVFPYRSLGRNQLRIGVFPAVEPDDVRALTACVDHVVAELRKA
- a CDS encoding class I SAM-dependent methyltransferase produces the protein MPTDLTAALADVRTLLLDAPNLSRAVAAGRRKGLEPPAAERVEVRPVALKNGPHLQFTARTGPVVSTRNVPVADAGAAVDELLAEPYGNLHVETASEVVQVRVTKKGDAQVHRAAAEHAAGPARHDKAKQRLVDPDDPVFRVLGAGGDKRRQVEAFVRQLAPLAPTVLSRDGERVRAVDLGCGNAYLTFAAHRWLGQAARERGKELVTVGVDVREDVVATGLKAAREAQLAGLEFAVGSIAGAEPFTGARPDLVMALHACDTATDEALARAVRWGSPLVLAAPCCHRDVQRQLHENRTALVRHAILRERFADVLTDALRSLVLQVLGYKVEVVEFIDSAHTPRNAMIRAVRTGAPRGSRLADLLAEYDDLTRTWGVEPALARMLAPELERVRQAAL
- a CDS encoding DUF1810 domain-containing protein, coding for MDLDRFVPASDGTHARALTELRAGRKTSHWMWWEFPQLLLGSSPTSVAYALAGVDEARAYLAHPVLGARYRENCAALLGQGSRDAEAVFGGIDAVKLRSSVTLFAAAGDDLAQRVLDEFFDGVPDAATTARW
- a CDS encoding sugar phosphate isomerase/epimerase family protein codes for the protein MEPARLSLNQITLNSLALPEAVAACERHEIGSIALWRDKIAGVGLGRAAELVRSAGLHVSSVCRGGMFTDPAVDVREDNRRAVEEAATLEADCLVLVCGPALDHDLPAARERVRDGIADLLPHARAAGVKLAVEPLHPMMISRRSVVNTLRQALDLSDAFDAEVGVIVDAYHVWWDPELDAQIARAGERILGYHVSDWLPETADLLLDRGMMGDGLIDLPRMSRLVAEAGYTGPVEVEILSSHWWAQDPDDVARTVRKRFEEFV